The following are encoded in a window of Balaenoptera ricei isolate mBalRic1 chromosome 1, mBalRic1.hap2, whole genome shotgun sequence genomic DNA:
- the LOC132352933 gene encoding transcription elongation factor A protein-like 8 translates to MQKSCEENEGKAQNMPKAEEDCPMEAVPQEAERNPQPSEEGVSPEVEGNLRGGLTQPGQGYKEDTPVRHLDPEEMIRGVDELERLREEIRRVRNKFVMMHWKQRHSRSHPHPVCFRP, encoded by the coding sequence ATGCAAAAGTCTtgtgaagaaaatgaaggaaaagcacAGAACATGCCAAAGGCTGAGGAAGACTGCCCTATGGAAGCTGTACCACAGGAGGCAGAAAGAAATCCTCAACCTTCTGAAGAAGGTGTAAGCCCGGAAGTAGAAGGAAACCTTAGAGGAGGGCTGACTCAGCCTGGTCAGGGATATAAAGAGGACACTCCGGTTAGACATTTGGACCCAGAAGAAATGATAAGAGGAGTAGATGAGTTGGAAAGGCTTAGGGAAGAGATAAGAAGAGTAAGAAACAAGTTTGTGATGATGCATTGGAAACAAAGACATTCACGCAGCCATCCTCATCCTGTGTGCTTTAGgccttga